One Alkalinema sp. FACHB-956 genomic window, TCGTAGACAAGCCCATGGCCAACCAGATATTCAACCCCAAGCTATTGAACAAAAAGGTTAAGTAAGCAGCAAGGGTCATTAAATCCCCATGGGCAAAGTTGGAGAGCCGCAAAATGCCATAGGTCAGGGTCAGTCCCACCGCAGACAGTGCCATGATGCTGCCGAGGGACAGGCCATTGACGATCGGTTGAACCAGTTGCTCCATTGCCAAGCACCGAATGAAGGAGGATATCGCCCTTGATTGTCTCTGAATCCTGCACCTTTGGAAAGGGGCTGGGGCGGTTGCGGAGTGAGGCGATCGCTTACTGGAGTAGGGCTTGGCAAGATTAGTCTCAGGGGATTTGCTGAGTGGATCCCCCCTGATGCCCGTAATTACCGCCAGTGCTTTAATATTTCTTTAAAAAGAAAATCCGGTATTTGACGGAAAATTTGGGATACCTAAGTGATAAGTCAATCATGATTAGTAATCAGTGACTAGTGATGAGTGACCCGTCATTGATGGCCAGTGATCCCTGATCGGTCATCTTTGATCGGTCAGTTGTTTCCTGTTGCTTTCTGTGCTCGTTGTCGTTGGATTACCAATTGACTATCCATTCTGTGCTGAAACTGCATCTGTGCTGAAACTGCATCTGTGCTGAAACTGCATCTGTGCTGAAACTGCATCTGTGCTGAAACTGCATCTGTGCTGAAACTGCATCTGTGCTGAAACTGTATCTGTGCTAAGACCATCCATTCTGTGCTGAATCTTTTCTACTCACGCTAACTCGTCATTCGGTGCTGAATCGTAATGATTTGCTGAGCCTGCGTACTGAGCCTGTGTACTGAGCCTACGTACTAAGACATTGCTGAGCCTGCGTAAGACATTGCTGCTGAGCCACTTTGTGCTGAGCCATTCTGTGCTGCGCATTGCTCGCAGATTGCCCCATGTTCTTTCTGCTACTTGTGTAAGGAGATTCGGCCATGCTATCCACCGCATCGGTAACATCGTCGTCCCTGAGTTTAGGGGGCGGCACGGGCCTCAAAGCCGACTATTACGATAATTCCGACTTTACCAATTTGAAACTGACCCGAACGGATGCAACAGTGAATTTCAATTGGGGTTCGGGAGCCCCCGCATCAACGATCGGGGCAGATACCTTTTCCGTGCGTTGGACGGGACAAGTCCAAGCGCTCCATTCGGAAACCTACACCTTTTACACAACGGGAGATGATGGCATTCGGTTGTGGGTGAATGGCCAGCAGTTAATCAATGGCTGGAAAAACCAAAGCGCCACGGAATATAGAGGAACGATCGCCCTGCAAGCGGGACAGAAATATAACATTCGGCTGGAATACTACGAAAATGGTGGTAGTGCGGTGGCTAGACTGGCTTGGTCTAGCGCTAGTCTAGCCAAGCAAATTATTCCCCAGGCGCAACTGTTCAACACCGTTCCTGTTACAGATACGATCGTACCCACGGCCACCGCAGCGGTCACCAACATTACAACCGCCACTGCCAATGGCTATACCTTCACCGTAACCTACAGCGATAACGCTGGTATTGACGTTAGTAGTTTAGATAGTAGCGACATCCGCGTCACAGGGCCGAATGGATACAGCCAACTGGCCACTCGCGATGCCGTCAACAGTACGACTAACGGTACTCCCCGCACCGTGACTTACCGGATTACCCCACCGGGGGGCAGTTGGGACAGCATAGATAACGGCACCTACACGATCGCGCTACAAGCCAATCAGGTACGGGACATCAATGGTAATTGGGCCGCCGCAGGGACCTTGGGCACGTTTTCAGTCAATATTCCCACGGTGACTCCGGGACGGTTCAACTACGGGGAAGCGTTACAAAAGTCGATTTATTTCTACGATGCCCAACGATCGGGCCGTTTGCCGAGTAATAATCGCGTTGAGTGGCGGGGAGATTCAGCCTTGCTGGACGGTTCCGATGTCGGGCGGGATCTGACCGGCGGCTTCTACGATGCGGGCGATCGCATTAAATTCAGCCGCACGATCGCCTATTCTGCTGCGATGTTGTCCTGGGGCTGGCTGGAAACGCCAACGGCCTATCAGACAACCGGACAGTCCTCCTTTTTACTCAGTGATATTCAATGGGCTACGGATTACCTACTGAAAGCCTTTACCAACGACACGCCGGGGCAGTACGAGTTCTACACCCAAGTCGGCAGTATGGGCAGCGGTCGTCGTGATGATCACCAAAACTGGGTGCCTGCGGAAGTCATCCATGAAGTGACCGATCGCCCCTCCTACAAAATTAATATCCAAACCCCCGACTCCGCGATCGCGGGACAGGCAGCGGCGGCCTTGGCTTCGGCCTCGATCGTCTTCCGGCAAAATGGCAACGCCACCTATGCCAATACACTCCTCAGCAAAGCAGAACGCCTGTTTGACTTTGCCAATACCTATCGTGGCATGAACGCCCAGATTGCCCCCAACGGGAGTCGAGATACGTCATCGCCCTACCAAGATGTCAGTTTCTACGATGAATTGCTCTGGGGCGCAACCTGGTTACACAAGGCAAAACTGGCTCAAAACAACGCCTACGGCAATAGCTATCTCACCCAGGCGGAACAAATTTACAACGATGGTGCGGCTGGATCGATTCGAGGAAATTATACATCCGAGCAAAGCTGGCAATGGGTGGATAAAGGAGCCAAGGTATTGCTAGCGGAATTGACCAATAAAACGGTCTATCGCACGGAAGTGCAAAACTATTTGGATTACTGGACGGTAGGTTATAACGGTCAGCGCATCGCCTACACCCCCGGTGGCTTGGCTTGGCGGGATGCCTGGGGTTCCCTGCGCTATGCTACGACCCAAGCCTTTGTTGCTTTGGCCTACAGCGATTTAGTGTCTGACACGGCTGTGAAATCACGCTATGAGAACTTTGCGGTGCGGCAGGTGAATTACGCCTTGGGCGACAATCCCTATGGTCGCAGCTATATGCTGGGCTTTGGAGCCAATCCCATGACCTCGGTGCACCATTCCACCGCCAACGGGCCTTGGGCGGGCTGGAACCAGTTCACATCCAGCACAAAACCGCGCCACATCCTCTATGGCGCATTGCTGGGGGGGCCAAACCAGCAGGACGGCTTTACGGAAGATATGACCAACTACCAGACGAACGAGGTCGCGATCGACTACAATGCCGGACTGACAGGAGCCTTGGCAAGGTTGTATAGCCTTTACGGGGGCAATCCTTTAGCCAGTTTCCCAGCACCGGAAACCCGCAGTGATCAGTTCTTTGTGGAAGCCAGTGTGAATGCAACGGGCAGTAATTTTGTCGAAATTAAGGCTTGGGTGAATAACCAATCCAGTTGGCCTGCCAAGGTAACGGATAAGCTGTCTTTCCGCTATTACTTCACCTTGGATAATGGCGTGAATCCTGCTAATTTAACAGTGACGATTCCCTATGCGGAAGCAGCGGTAACCAGCCAAATTCGCCAGTACCGTGACAATATCTACTACGCAGATGTGAATTTAACGGGAACCAAGATTTTCCCTGGGGGGTATGATGCCGCCGGGAAACCCACCTTCCGGAAGGAAGTGCGATTCCGCATCAATAGTCCGTTGGCTTGGAGTTCCAGCAATGATTGGTCATTCCAAGGCGTTGCGGGAACAGGGGGACAGCCGAT contains:
- a CDS encoding glycoside hydrolase family 9 protein, coding for MLSTASVTSSSLSLGGGTGLKADYYDNSDFTNLKLTRTDATVNFNWGSGAPASTIGADTFSVRWTGQVQALHSETYTFYTTGDDGIRLWVNGQQLINGWKNQSATEYRGTIALQAGQKYNIRLEYYENGGSAVARLAWSSASLAKQIIPQAQLFNTVPVTDTIVPTATAAVTNITTATANGYTFTVTYSDNAGIDVSSLDSSDIRVTGPNGYSQLATRDAVNSTTNGTPRTVTYRITPPGGSWDSIDNGTYTIALQANQVRDINGNWAAAGTLGTFSVNIPTVTPGRFNYGEALQKSIYFYDAQRSGRLPSNNRVEWRGDSALLDGSDVGRDLTGGFYDAGDRIKFSRTIAYSAAMLSWGWLETPTAYQTTGQSSFLLSDIQWATDYLLKAFTNDTPGQYEFYTQVGSMGSGRRDDHQNWVPAEVIHEVTDRPSYKINIQTPDSAIAGQAAAALASASIVFRQNGNATYANTLLSKAERLFDFANTYRGMNAQIAPNGSRDTSSPYQDVSFYDELLWGATWLHKAKLAQNNAYGNSYLTQAEQIYNDGAAGSIRGNYTSEQSWQWVDKGAKVLLAELTNKTVYRTEVQNYLDYWTVGYNGQRIAYTPGGLAWRDAWGSLRYATTQAFVALAYSDLVSDTAVKSRYENFAVRQVNYALGDNPYGRSYMLGFGANPMTSVHHSTANGPWAGWNQFTSSTKPRHILYGALLGGPNQQDGFTEDMTNYQTNEVAIDYNAGLTGALARLYSLYGGNPLASFPAPETRSDQFFVEASVNATGSNFVEIKAWVNNQSSWPAKVTDKLSFRYYFTLDNGVNPANLTVTIPYAEAAVTSQIRQYRDNIYYADVNLTGTKIFPGGYDAAGKPTFRKEVRFRINSPLAWSSSNDWSFQGVAGTGGQPIKVRNITVYDNGVKVFGVDPV